The Oryzias latipes chromosome 1, ASM223467v1 genome contains a region encoding:
- the cyp3a40 gene encoding cytochrome P450 3A40 (The RefSeq protein has 1 substitution compared to this genomic sequence), with protein MGNFLYFSAETWTLLVAFITLLLVYAYWPYGTFKRLGIPGPKPVPFFGTMLAYRKGFFNFDDECRKKYGKTWGIYDGRQPVLCITDPATIKAVLVKECYSLFTNRRNFRLNGPLYDAVSIAEDDQWKRIRSVLSPSFTSGRLKEMFDIMKHHSANLIQSMKKKVDKDEPLEMKEYFGPYSMDVVTSTAFSVDIDSLNNPSDPFVTNIKKMLKFDFLNPLFLAVAFFPFLGPILEKFEFSLFPSSVMDFFFAALRKIKANHENNKQKSRIDFLQLMIDSQKNNQNGLQDKGLSDHEILSQAMIFIFAGYETTSSSLTFLAYNLATNPEVMKKLQKEIDATFPNKAPVQYVPLMEMEYLDCVVNESLRLYPIAARLERVAKATVEVNGLVIPKDMVVMVPTWPLHRDPELWPEPEKFKPERFSKENKDTFDPYTYMPFGAGPRNCIGMRFALVMMKLAVVEILQTYDFSVCKETEVPFEMDVQGFLAPKRPIQLKLTPRSASSS; from the exons ATGGGAAACTTCCTCTACTTCTCTGCTGAAACATGGACCCTTCTTGTTGCTTTTATCACACTGCTGCTTGT gtatGCTTACTGGCCTTATGGGACGTTTAAGAGATTAGGAATTCCTGGTCCTAAACCAGTTCCCTTTTTTGGCACAATGCTGGCTTACAGAAAG GGATTTTTCAACTTTGATGAAGAATGTCGTAAGAAATATGGGAAAACATGGGG CATTTACGACGGCCGTCAGCCAGTGCTGTGCATCACAGATCCTGCCACCATCAAAGCTGTTCTGGTTAAGGAGTGTTACTCTCTCTTCACCAACCGCAGA AATTTCCGTCTAAATGGGCCATTGTACGATGCTGTTTCAATTGCTGAAGATGATCAGTGGAAAAGGATCCGCAGCGTTCTGTCTCCTTCCTTCACCTCAGGAAGGCTCAAAGAG ATGTTTGACATCATGAAGCACCATTCTGCTAACCTGATCCAAAGCATGAAGAAGAAGGTGGACAAGGATGAACCATTAGAGATGAAAGA GTACTTTGGTCCGTACAGCATGGATGTGGTCACCAGCACAGCCTTCAGTGTGGACATCGACTCACTGAACAACCCCTCAGACCCTTTTGTCACTAACATCAAAAAGATGCTCAAGTTTGATTTTCTGAACCCTCTCTTCCTTGCTGTTG ctttctttCCATTCCTTGGTCCCATTCTGGAAAAGTTTGAGTTTTCCTTGTTCCCTTCATCCGTAATGGACTTCTTTTTTGCTGCCCTCCGGAAAATTAAGGCTAACCATGAGAACAACAAGCAAAAG AGTCGAATCGACTTCCTGCAGCTGATGATCGACTCCCAGAAGAACAACCAGAATGGCCTGCAGGATAAAG GTTTAAGCGATCATGAGATCCTTTCCCAGGCCATGATATTCATCTTTGCTGGCTATGAAACTACCAGCAGTTCTCTGACATTCTTGGCTTACAATCTGGCAACAAATCCAGAGGTCATGAAGAAACTGCAGAAGGAGATAGATGCCACCTTCCCTAACAAG GCCCCCGTTCAGTACGTTCCACTGATGGAGATGGAGTACCTGGACTGCGTCGTCAATGAATCTCTTCGACTGTACCCCATTGCAGCACGTCTGGAGCGCGTGGCCAAGGCAACTGTAGAGGTTAATGGGCTGGTGATTCCAAAAGATATGGTTGTCATGGTCCCCACATGGCCGTTACACAGGGACCCTGAACTGTGGCCTGAACCTGAGAAATTTAAACCTGAGAG aTTCAGCAAGGAGAACAAAGACACTTTTGACCCCTACACATACATGCCATTTGGGGCAGGACCAAGAAACTGCATTGGGATGAGATTTGCTCTGGTGATGATGAAACTTGCGGTGGTGGAGATCCTCCAGACATATGATTTCTCTGTGTGCAAGGAAACAGAG gTTCCCTTTGAGATGGATGTCCAGGGTTTCCTTGCACCAAAACGACCTATCCAACTGAAGCTCACGCCTCGCTCTGCATCTTCTAGTTAG
- the foxk1 gene encoding forkhead box protein K1 isoform X1: MADYREDTGARALLALQSAPCSPVRVAVTSHAFHQPSLALLGPPMMDARTDAGLFPARLSSTPPRALARLEGRDFEFVMRQRTVTIGRNSSHGSVDINMGHSSFISRRHLLISYDEASGFSLRCLGKNGVFVDGVFQRRGAPPLSLPRECVFRFPSTVIKIQFMSFLDAEEHRETEQPSPPPAPLLPRISPLKISIPTAQQHEEHIRAFSSPLPSPTGTISVPNSCPASPRGAGSSGYRYGRNVTSDLQLAAEFAAKAVSEQRRGLAEQRGGGSEQRGEAAGGDSPKDESKPPYSYAQLIVQAISSAPDKQLTLSGIYAHITKHYPYYRTADKGWQNSIRHNLSLNRYFLKVARSQDEPGKGSFWRLDSASETKLVEQAFRKRRQRGVACFRTPFGPLSSRTKSAPASPTHQGLLSPSSSGLQTPECLSREGSPVPQDHHEQLVSKLASVPEYRYSQSAPGSPISAQPVIMAAPAHPSVLNSGPGKALTILSGGVGQAQPIHVLQTTPQSSVTMVRVVTSAPQSSYPSNGYSTPVGGGLEGSSDIRVVSSDAQLSRERVIHTVDSAVQGGEGRHLTPGLHQLPVRPVTQNGKHTMAAVSMATSLANASVLNSPLQILAAQASSSPPVLVTRQPPASQSSEPQAKRLKMEVEGDGEPAQHQVPPTQQPVIVAMASQNHDSRQ, encoded by the exons ATGGCAGACTACAGGGAAGACACCGGGGCTAGAGCCCTGCTAGCTTTACAGTCGGCTCCGTGCAGCCCCGTACGCGTTGCGGTGACCTCTCACGCGTTTCACCAGCCGTCGCTTGCCCTCTTGGGCCCTCCAATGATGGATGCCCGCACCGACGCCGGCCTTTTCCCTGCTCGGCTCTCCTCTACGCCTCCACGGGCCCTGGCGAGGCTCGAGGGCCGAGACTTTGAGTTTGTCATGCGCCAGAGAACGGTCACCATCGGCCGGAACTCGTCTCATGGCTCAGTGGACATCAACATGGGTCACTCGAGCTTCATTTCAAGGCGACACCTGCTGATAAGTTACGATGAAGCCAGCGGGTTCTCGCTCCGCTGCCTGGGCAAGAACGGCGTCTTCGTTGACGGAGTGTTCCAGCGAAGAGGGGCCCCGCCGCTGTCGCTGCCGAGAGA GTGTGTGTTTCGTTTTCCCAGCACCGTAATCAAGATCCAGTTCATGTCATTCCTGGATGCTGAGGAGCACAGAGAGACGGAGCAGCCCTCTCCGCCCCCTGCACCCCTCCTGCCCCGCATTTCCCCTCTGAAAATCAGCATTCCCACTGCTCAGCAGCACGAAGAGCACATCAGGGCGTTCAGCTCGCCGCTTCCCTCGCCCACCGGCACCATcag TGTTCCTAACTCATGTCCAGCCAGTCCACGAGGAGCAGGGTCGTCAGGGTATCGCTATGGACGCaatgtgacctctgacctccagtTAGCAGCTGAATTTGCTGCCAAGGCTGTTTCCGAGCAAAGACGAGGCCTGGCGGAGCAGAGAGGCGGAGGGAGTGAGCAGCGAGGGGAGGCAGCTGGAGGAGACAGCCCCAAG GATGAGTCCAAACCTCCTTATTCGTATGCGCAGCTAATAGTCCAGGCTATCTCCTCAGCTCCAGACAAACAGCTGACTCTCAGCGGCATCTACGCCCACATCACTAAACACTACCCATACTACCGCACTGCAGATAAAGGCTGGCAG AACTCGATCAGACACAATCTGTCTCTCAACCGTTACTTCCTGAAAGTAGCCCGTTCCCAGGATGAGCCAGGGAAAGGAAGCTTTTGGCGCCTGGATTCTGCCTCTGAAACCAAGCTGGTGGAGCAGGCCTTCAGGAAAAGGCGACAAAGAGGAGTGGCGTGCTTCCGGACGCCTTTCGGCCCTCTGTCTTCCAG AACAAA GAGTGCTCCCGCATCCCCCACCCATCAAGGACTTCTTTCTCCTTCCTCCAGCGGGCTGCAGACTCCAGAGTGTCTGAGCCGAGAAGGCTCGCCTGTCCCTCAAGACCACCATGAACAGCTAGTTAGCAAACTGGCCTCCGTACCAGAGTACCGGTACTCTCAAAGTGCCCCTG GTTCTCCAATCAGTGCTCAGCCTGTCATCATGGCTGCCCCCGCCCATCCATCCGTCCTGAATTCAGGCCCAGGCAAAGCCCTTACAATCCTCTCAGGTGGTGTCGGGCAAGCCCAGCCCATCCATGTGCTTCAAACCACCCCTCAGTCCTCTGTCACCATGGTGCGGGTGGTCACCAGCGCCCCGCAGTCTTCCTACCCTTCAAATGGATACAGCACCCCTGTTGGTGGAGGACTAGAAGGGAGCAGTGATATCAGAG TCGTTTCCTCAGACGCCCAGCTGAGCCGCGAGCGGGTCATCCACACGGTTGACAGCGCAGTGCAGGGCGGGGAGGGACGCCACCTTACCCCCGGTTTACACCAGCTTCCTGTTCGCCCCGTTACtcaaaatggcaaacacaccATGGCtgctgtttccatggcaaccagccTTGCCAATGCATCTG TCCTGAACAGTCCTCTACAGATCTTGGCAGCTCAGGCCTCCAGCTCTCCTCCGGTTCTGGTGACCAGACAGCCTCCAGCTAGTCAATCCAGCGAGCCCCAGGCCAAGCGGCTGAAAATGGAGGTGGAGGGAGACGGCGAACCTGCTCAGCATCAAGTCCCACCCACCCAGCAGCCTGTCATCGTCGCCATGGCATCACAAAACCACGATTCCAGGCAATAA
- the foxk1 gene encoding forkhead box protein K1 isoform X3 → MADYREDTGARALLALQSAPCSPVRVAVTSHAFHQPSLALLGPPMMDARTDAGLFPARLSSTPPRALARLEGRDFEFVMRQRTVTIGRNSSHGSVDINMGHSSFISRRHLLISYDEASGFSLRCLGKNGVFVDGVFQRRGAPPLSLPRECVFRFPSTVIKIQFMSFLDAEEHRETEQPSPPPAPLLPRISPLKISIPTAQQHEEHIRAFSSPLPSPTGTISVPNSCPASPRGAGSSGYRYGRNVTSDLQLAAEFAAKAVSEQRRGLAEQRGGGSEQRGEAAGGDSPKDESKPPYSYAQLIVQAISSAPDKQLTLSGIYAHITKHYPYYRTADKGWQNSIRHNLSLNRYFLKVARSQDEPGKGSFWRLDSASETKLVEQAFRKRRQRGVACFRTPFGPLSSRTKSAPASPTHQGLLSPSSSGLQTPECLSREGSPVPQDHHEQLVSKLASVPEYRYSQSAPGSPISAQPVIMAAPAHPSVLNSGPGKALTILSGGVGQAQPIHVLQTTPQSSVTMVRVVTSAPQSSYPSNGYSTPVGGGLEGSSDIRDAQLSRERVIHTVDSAVQGGEGRHLTPGLHQLPVRPVTQNGKHTMAAVSMATSLANASVLNSPLQILAAQASSSPPVLVTRQPPASQSSEPQAKRLKMEVEGDGEPAQHQVPPTQQPVIVAMASQNHDSRQ, encoded by the exons ATGGCAGACTACAGGGAAGACACCGGGGCTAGAGCCCTGCTAGCTTTACAGTCGGCTCCGTGCAGCCCCGTACGCGTTGCGGTGACCTCTCACGCGTTTCACCAGCCGTCGCTTGCCCTCTTGGGCCCTCCAATGATGGATGCCCGCACCGACGCCGGCCTTTTCCCTGCTCGGCTCTCCTCTACGCCTCCACGGGCCCTGGCGAGGCTCGAGGGCCGAGACTTTGAGTTTGTCATGCGCCAGAGAACGGTCACCATCGGCCGGAACTCGTCTCATGGCTCAGTGGACATCAACATGGGTCACTCGAGCTTCATTTCAAGGCGACACCTGCTGATAAGTTACGATGAAGCCAGCGGGTTCTCGCTCCGCTGCCTGGGCAAGAACGGCGTCTTCGTTGACGGAGTGTTCCAGCGAAGAGGGGCCCCGCCGCTGTCGCTGCCGAGAGA GTGTGTGTTTCGTTTTCCCAGCACCGTAATCAAGATCCAGTTCATGTCATTCCTGGATGCTGAGGAGCACAGAGAGACGGAGCAGCCCTCTCCGCCCCCTGCACCCCTCCTGCCCCGCATTTCCCCTCTGAAAATCAGCATTCCCACTGCTCAGCAGCACGAAGAGCACATCAGGGCGTTCAGCTCGCCGCTTCCCTCGCCCACCGGCACCATcag TGTTCCTAACTCATGTCCAGCCAGTCCACGAGGAGCAGGGTCGTCAGGGTATCGCTATGGACGCaatgtgacctctgacctccagtTAGCAGCTGAATTTGCTGCCAAGGCTGTTTCCGAGCAAAGACGAGGCCTGGCGGAGCAGAGAGGCGGAGGGAGTGAGCAGCGAGGGGAGGCAGCTGGAGGAGACAGCCCCAAG GATGAGTCCAAACCTCCTTATTCGTATGCGCAGCTAATAGTCCAGGCTATCTCCTCAGCTCCAGACAAACAGCTGACTCTCAGCGGCATCTACGCCCACATCACTAAACACTACCCATACTACCGCACTGCAGATAAAGGCTGGCAG AACTCGATCAGACACAATCTGTCTCTCAACCGTTACTTCCTGAAAGTAGCCCGTTCCCAGGATGAGCCAGGGAAAGGAAGCTTTTGGCGCCTGGATTCTGCCTCTGAAACCAAGCTGGTGGAGCAGGCCTTCAGGAAAAGGCGACAAAGAGGAGTGGCGTGCTTCCGGACGCCTTTCGGCCCTCTGTCTTCCAG AACAAA GAGTGCTCCCGCATCCCCCACCCATCAAGGACTTCTTTCTCCTTCCTCCAGCGGGCTGCAGACTCCAGAGTGTCTGAGCCGAGAAGGCTCGCCTGTCCCTCAAGACCACCATGAACAGCTAGTTAGCAAACTGGCCTCCGTACCAGAGTACCGGTACTCTCAAAGTGCCCCTG GTTCTCCAATCAGTGCTCAGCCTGTCATCATGGCTGCCCCCGCCCATCCATCCGTCCTGAATTCAGGCCCAGGCAAAGCCCTTACAATCCTCTCAGGTGGTGTCGGGCAAGCCCAGCCCATCCATGTGCTTCAAACCACCCCTCAGTCCTCTGTCACCATGGTGCGGGTGGTCACCAGCGCCCCGCAGTCTTCCTACCCTTCAAATGGATACAGCACCCCTGTTGGTGGAGGACTAGAAGGGAGCAGTGATATCAGAG ACGCCCAGCTGAGCCGCGAGCGGGTCATCCACACGGTTGACAGCGCAGTGCAGGGCGGGGAGGGACGCCACCTTACCCCCGGTTTACACCAGCTTCCTGTTCGCCCCGTTACtcaaaatggcaaacacaccATGGCtgctgtttccatggcaaccagccTTGCCAATGCATCTG TCCTGAACAGTCCTCTACAGATCTTGGCAGCTCAGGCCTCCAGCTCTCCTCCGGTTCTGGTGACCAGACAGCCTCCAGCTAGTCAATCCAGCGAGCCCCAGGCCAAGCGGCTGAAAATGGAGGTGGAGGGAGACGGCGAACCTGCTCAGCATCAAGTCCCACCCACCCAGCAGCCTGTCATCGTCGCCATGGCATCACAAAACCACGATTCCAGGCAATAA
- the foxk1 gene encoding forkhead box protein K1 isoform X2: MADYREDTGARALLALQSAPCSPVRVAVTSHAFHQPSLALLGPPMMDARTDAGLFPARLSSTPPRALARLEGRDFEFVMRQRTVTIGRNSSHGSVDINMGHSSFISRRHLLISYDEASGFSLRCLGKNGVFVDGVFQRRGAPPLSLPRECVFRFPSTVIKIQFMSFLDAEEHRETEQPSPPPAPLLPRISPLKISIPTAQQHEEHIRAFSSPLPSPTGTISVPNSCPASPRGAGSSGYRYGRNVTSDLQLAAEFAAKAVSEQRRGLAEQRGGGSEQRGEAAGGDSPKDESKPPYSYAQLIVQAISSAPDKQLTLSGIYAHITKHYPYYRTADKGWQNSIRHNLSLNRYFLKVARSQDEPGKGSFWRLDSASETKLVEQAFRKRRQRGVACFRTPFGPLSSRSAPASPTHQGLLSPSSSGLQTPECLSREGSPVPQDHHEQLVSKLASVPEYRYSQSAPGSPISAQPVIMAAPAHPSVLNSGPGKALTILSGGVGQAQPIHVLQTTPQSSVTMVRVVTSAPQSSYPSNGYSTPVGGGLEGSSDIRVVSSDAQLSRERVIHTVDSAVQGGEGRHLTPGLHQLPVRPVTQNGKHTMAAVSMATSLANASVLNSPLQILAAQASSSPPVLVTRQPPASQSSEPQAKRLKMEVEGDGEPAQHQVPPTQQPVIVAMASQNHDSRQ; encoded by the exons ATGGCAGACTACAGGGAAGACACCGGGGCTAGAGCCCTGCTAGCTTTACAGTCGGCTCCGTGCAGCCCCGTACGCGTTGCGGTGACCTCTCACGCGTTTCACCAGCCGTCGCTTGCCCTCTTGGGCCCTCCAATGATGGATGCCCGCACCGACGCCGGCCTTTTCCCTGCTCGGCTCTCCTCTACGCCTCCACGGGCCCTGGCGAGGCTCGAGGGCCGAGACTTTGAGTTTGTCATGCGCCAGAGAACGGTCACCATCGGCCGGAACTCGTCTCATGGCTCAGTGGACATCAACATGGGTCACTCGAGCTTCATTTCAAGGCGACACCTGCTGATAAGTTACGATGAAGCCAGCGGGTTCTCGCTCCGCTGCCTGGGCAAGAACGGCGTCTTCGTTGACGGAGTGTTCCAGCGAAGAGGGGCCCCGCCGCTGTCGCTGCCGAGAGA GTGTGTGTTTCGTTTTCCCAGCACCGTAATCAAGATCCAGTTCATGTCATTCCTGGATGCTGAGGAGCACAGAGAGACGGAGCAGCCCTCTCCGCCCCCTGCACCCCTCCTGCCCCGCATTTCCCCTCTGAAAATCAGCATTCCCACTGCTCAGCAGCACGAAGAGCACATCAGGGCGTTCAGCTCGCCGCTTCCCTCGCCCACCGGCACCATcag TGTTCCTAACTCATGTCCAGCCAGTCCACGAGGAGCAGGGTCGTCAGGGTATCGCTATGGACGCaatgtgacctctgacctccagtTAGCAGCTGAATTTGCTGCCAAGGCTGTTTCCGAGCAAAGACGAGGCCTGGCGGAGCAGAGAGGCGGAGGGAGTGAGCAGCGAGGGGAGGCAGCTGGAGGAGACAGCCCCAAG GATGAGTCCAAACCTCCTTATTCGTATGCGCAGCTAATAGTCCAGGCTATCTCCTCAGCTCCAGACAAACAGCTGACTCTCAGCGGCATCTACGCCCACATCACTAAACACTACCCATACTACCGCACTGCAGATAAAGGCTGGCAG AACTCGATCAGACACAATCTGTCTCTCAACCGTTACTTCCTGAAAGTAGCCCGTTCCCAGGATGAGCCAGGGAAAGGAAGCTTTTGGCGCCTGGATTCTGCCTCTGAAACCAAGCTGGTGGAGCAGGCCTTCAGGAAAAGGCGACAAAGAGGAGTGGCGTGCTTCCGGACGCCTTTCGGCCCTCTGTCTTCCAG GAGTGCTCCCGCATCCCCCACCCATCAAGGACTTCTTTCTCCTTCCTCCAGCGGGCTGCAGACTCCAGAGTGTCTGAGCCGAGAAGGCTCGCCTGTCCCTCAAGACCACCATGAACAGCTAGTTAGCAAACTGGCCTCCGTACCAGAGTACCGGTACTCTCAAAGTGCCCCTG GTTCTCCAATCAGTGCTCAGCCTGTCATCATGGCTGCCCCCGCCCATCCATCCGTCCTGAATTCAGGCCCAGGCAAAGCCCTTACAATCCTCTCAGGTGGTGTCGGGCAAGCCCAGCCCATCCATGTGCTTCAAACCACCCCTCAGTCCTCTGTCACCATGGTGCGGGTGGTCACCAGCGCCCCGCAGTCTTCCTACCCTTCAAATGGATACAGCACCCCTGTTGGTGGAGGACTAGAAGGGAGCAGTGATATCAGAG TCGTTTCCTCAGACGCCCAGCTGAGCCGCGAGCGGGTCATCCACACGGTTGACAGCGCAGTGCAGGGCGGGGAGGGACGCCACCTTACCCCCGGTTTACACCAGCTTCCTGTTCGCCCCGTTACtcaaaatggcaaacacaccATGGCtgctgtttccatggcaaccagccTTGCCAATGCATCTG TCCTGAACAGTCCTCTACAGATCTTGGCAGCTCAGGCCTCCAGCTCTCCTCCGGTTCTGGTGACCAGACAGCCTCCAGCTAGTCAATCCAGCGAGCCCCAGGCCAAGCGGCTGAAAATGGAGGTGGAGGGAGACGGCGAACCTGCTCAGCATCAAGTCCCACCCACCCAGCAGCCTGTCATCGTCGCCATGGCATCACAAAACCACGATTCCAGGCAATAA
- the foxk1 gene encoding forkhead box protein K1 (The RefSeq protein has 1 substitution compared to this genomic sequence) encodes MADYREDTGARALLALQSAPCSPVRVAVTSHAFHQPSLALLGPPMMDARTDAGLFPARLSSTPPRALARLEGRDFEFVMRQRTVTIGRNSSHGSVDINMGHSSFISRRHLLISYDEASGFSLRCLGKNGVFVDGVFQRRGAPPLSLPRECVFRFPSTVIKIQFMSFLDAEEHRETEQPSPPPAPLLPRISPLKISIPTAQQHEEHIRAFSSPLPSPTGTISVPNSCPASPRGAGSSGYRYGRNVTSDLQLAAEFAAKAVSEQRRGLAEQRGGGSEQRGEAAGGDSPKDESKPPYSYAQLIVQAISSAPDKQLTLSGIYAHITKHYPYYRTADKGWQNSIRHNLSLNRYFLKVARSQDEPGKGSFWRLDSASETKLVEQAFRKRRQRGVACFRTPFGPLSSRSAPASPTHQGLLSPSSSGLQTPECLSREGSPVPQDHHEQLVSKLASVPEYRYSQSAPGSPISAQPVIMAAPAHPSVLNSGPGKALTILSGGVGQAQPIHVLQTTPQSSVTMVRVVTSAPQSSYPSNGYSTPVGGGLEGSSDIRDAQLSRERVIHTVDSAVQGGEGRHLTPGLHQLPVRPVTQNGKHTMAAVSMATSLANATVLNSPLQILAAQASSSPPVLVTRQPPASQSSEPQAKRLKMEVEGDGEPAQHQVPPTQQPVIVAMASQNHDSRQ; translated from the exons ATGGCAGACTACAGGGAAGACACCGGGGCTAGAGCCCTGCTAGCTTTACAGTCGGCTCCGTGCAGCCCCGTACGCGTTGCGGTGACCTCTCACGCGTTTCACCAGCCGTCGCTTGCCCTCTTGGGCCCTCCAATGATGGATGCCCGCACCGACGCCGGCCTTTTCCCTGCTCGGCTCTCCTCTACGCCTCCACGGGCCCTGGCGAGGCTCGAGGGCCGAGACTTTGAGTTTGTCATGCGCCAGAGAACGGTCACCATCGGCCGGAACTCGTCTCATGGCTCAGTGGACATCAACATGGGTCACTCGAGCTTCATTTCAAGGCGACACCTGCTGATAAGTTACGATGAAGCCAGCGGGTTCTCGCTCCGCTGCCTGGGCAAGAACGGCGTCTTCGTTGACGGAGTGTTCCAGCGAAGAGGGGCCCCGCCGCTGTCGCTGCCGAGAGA GTGTGTGTTTCGTTTTCCCAGCACCGTAATCAAGATCCAGTTCATGTCATTCCTGGATGCTGAGGAGCACAGAGAGACGGAGCAGCCCTCTCCGCCCCCTGCACCCCTCCTGCCCCGCATTTCCCCTCTGAAAATCAGCATTCCCACTGCTCAGCAGCACGAAGAGCACATCAGGGCGTTCAGCTCGCCGCTTCCCTCGCCCACCGGCACCATcag TGTTCCTAACTCATGTCCAGCCAGTCCACGAGGAGCAGGGTCGTCAGGGTATCGCTATGGACGCaatgtgacctctgacctccagtTAGCAGCTGAATTTGCTGCCAAGGCTGTTTCCGAGCAAAGACGAGGCCTGGCGGAGCAGAGAGGCGGAGGGAGTGAGCAGCGAGGGGAGGCAGCTGGAGGAGACAGCCCCAAG GATGAGTCCAAACCTCCTTATTCGTATGCGCAGCTAATAGTCCAGGCTATCTCCTCAGCTCCAGACAAACAGCTGACTCTCAGCGGCATCTACGCCCACATCACTAAACACTACCCATACTACCGCACTGCAGATAAAGGCTGGCAG AACTCGATCAGACACAATCTGTCTCTCAACCGTTACTTCCTGAAAGTAGCCCGTTCCCAGGATGAGCCAGGGAAAGGAAGCTTTTGGCGCCTGGATTCTGCCTCTGAAACCAAGCTGGTGGAGCAGGCCTTCAGGAAAAGGCGACAAAGAGGAGTGGCGTGCTTCCGGACGCCTTTCGGCCCTCTGTCTTCCAG GAGTGCTCCCGCATCCCCCACCCATCAAGGACTTCTTTCTCCTTCCTCCAGCGGGCTGCAGACTCCAGAGTGTCTGAGCCGAGAAGGCTCGCCTGTCCCTCAAGACCACCATGAACAGCTAGTTAGCAAACTGGCCTCCGTACCAGAGTACCGGTACTCTCAAAGTGCCCCTG GTTCTCCAATCAGTGCTCAGCCTGTCATCATGGCTGCCCCCGCCCATCCATCCGTCCTGAATTCAGGCCCAGGCAAAGCCCTTACAATCCTCTCAGGTGGTGTCGGGCAAGCCCAGCCCATCCATGTGCTTCAAACCACCCCTCAGTCCTCTGTCACCATGGTGCGGGTGGTCACCAGCGCCCCGCAGTCTTCCTACCCTTCAAATGGATACAGCACCCCTGTTGGTGGAGGACTAGAAGGGAGCAGTGATATCAGAG ACGCCCAGCTGAGCCGCGAGCGGGTCATCCACACGGTTGACAGCGCAGTGCAGGGCGGGGAGGGACGCCACCTTACCCCCGGTTTACACCAGCTTCCTGTTCGCCCCGTTACtcaaaatggcaaacacaccATGGCtgctgtttccatggcaaccagccTTGCCAATGCATCTG TCCTGAACAGTCCTCTACAGATCTTGGCAGCTCAGGCCTCCAGCTCTCCTCCGGTTCTGGTGACCAGACAGCCTCCAGCTAGTCAATCCAGCGAGCCCCAGGCCAAGCGGCTGAAAATGGAGGTGGAGGGAGACGGCGAACCTGCTCAGCATCAAGTCCCACCCACCCAGCAGCCTGTCATCGTCGCCATGGCATCACAAAACCACGATTCCAGGCAATAA